In Aequorivita sp. H23M31, a single window of DNA contains:
- a CDS encoding RidA family protein: MSTKGKLVKGKATPRGAYPHIKRAGDFLFVSGASSRMPDNTFAGVNKIDEMGTMNLDIREQTRAVIENIKDYLAAEGASLTDLVDITSFLVNMNDFAGYNEVYKEYFNSETGPARTTVAVHQLPHPHLVVEIKAMAYFPVKNKQIS; the protein is encoded by the coding sequence ATGAGTACAAAGGGTAAACTAGTTAAGGGAAAAGCCACTCCACGAGGAGCCTATCCACATATAAAACGAGCGGGCGATTTCCTATTTGTTAGCGGAGCGAGTTCTCGTATGCCCGATAATACCTTTGCGGGAGTAAACAAGATAGATGAAATGGGCACCATGAATTTGGATATTCGCGAACAAACACGTGCCGTGATCGAAAATATAAAAGATTATCTTGCGGCAGAAGGAGCGTCCTTGACTGATTTAGTGGATATTACCAGCTTTCTCGTTAATATGAACGATTTTGCAGGGTACAATGAAGTTTACAAAGAATATTTTAATAGTGAAACAGGACCCGCGCGAACTACCGTTGCCGTTCACCAATTACCACATCCCCATTTGGTGGTGGAGATTAAGGCAATGGCTTATTTTCCGGTTAAAAATAAACAAATTTCTTAA